A genome region from Gymnogyps californianus isolate 813 chromosome 4, ASM1813914v2, whole genome shotgun sequence includes the following:
- the LOC127016105 gene encoding probable E3 ubiquitin-protein ligase HERC4, translating into MAAGRRQQRRRRRRQGRGSGPPRRPRSTGEHTQSQRNEKARCSNHDATHTLVLSPNGKLSEHWATASANCSKTRLVKELGNQDIVQIACGDQHAVALSRGGELFTWGQNARGQLGVGSQTTLIPQPQLVDRLKGISLAHIAAGGAHSTAVSLSGAVYSWGKNDFGQLGLGDTEDRNCPSYVGALEHWKTVFISCGADHTAVLSKEGLVCTFGAGGAGQLGHNSTRTELTPRVVAELWGARVSQVACGRQHTLVYVPSLDKVYSFGSDEEGQLGDERKPNQLIPLPINSPVNTGKSCQENNMSQEVIEIIAGGNRSIVLCKKNKNSYLNGIATLKDEDVDTWISNSSSQRWESIQKNIRLIFSSEACINGSFLEKRDKHFKTSKEVSGVDMSEVQRFYEKVSKKPKVFQEVQKEIEKLLPSLSSSPVSPENFRVYLILPFLLQGEDDSSYRCLRLLAQAITKLQPKALQALERLWSNLETSFFKELVILYQRVSQKNLSQFIMEVSSHRRNPLNLHPHETLTLQILQILYQVNSRTGFRVQENNFYVPQVKTIIRWCWGFNVETALWKLTKYPCIFDIQDKIVVHYKECDALYSPFYNVSIYLILMGQELWLFPVRRQCLLQDIWTHLNNAPIQQFRKILKVSFVGEAGLDDGGLSQELFSVAARTLCQPGTGAFRRVASGLVWFPSQASGCGDTFFRIGTLCGMALYNKCMAPFPFPRALYTKLLGLAPTLEDLEELLPAAGRSLQGILDEECDHILESLDMDFTIMEEGGSMVAVELKKNGANIPVTKDNRKEFVDLYVNYVFNESIRKPFEDFMQGFLRGCPARKWKMFLPVELQIVLQGHTTFDWHLLEKNVKYRQYKKFDQTIRNFWTVFHKLPEEKKKMFLAFLSGSDRIPGYGLELFTFSIEDPQEENPDEVYPFANTCSRILFLPRYSRKRILKKKLLYAIEHNEKFGLS; encoded by the exons ATGGCGGCGGgacggcggcagcagcggcggcggcggcggcggcagggccGGGGGAGCGgccccccgcggcggccgcGGAGTACCGGAG AGCACACGCAGTCGCAGAGGAATGAGAAGGCGCGGTGCTCAAACCATGATGCAACACATACGCTTGTTCTCTCCCCTAATGGGAAGCTTTCTGAACACTGGGCTACAGCTTCAGCTAACTGCTCTAAGACCAG GCTGGTGAAAGAACTAGGAAACCAAGATATTGTTCAAATAGCGTGTGGGGACCAGCACGCCGTGGCGCTCTCCAGAG GAGGTGAGCTCTTTACCTGGGGCCAGAACGCCCGCGGACAGCTTGGAGTGGGGAGCCAAACCACGCTCATCCCCCAGCCACAGCTGGTGGACAGACTAAAGGGCATCTCACTCGCTCAcattgctgctggaggagctcaCAGCACTGCCGTGTCACTCTCTGGAGCTGTGTACTCGTGGGGAAAGAACGATTTTGGACAGCTGGGACTCGGAGACACAGAAG ACAGGAACTGCCCGTCATACGTTGGAGCGTTAGAGCACTGGAAGACTGTATTTATCTCATGTGGGGCAGATCATACTGCAGTTCTCTCCAAG GAGGGGTTGGTGTGCACCTTTGGAGCAGGAGGGGCTGGCCAGCTCGGTCACAACTCCACCCGGACTGAACTCACACCTCGTGTGGTGGCCGAGCTGTGGGGAGCAAGAGTTTCACAGGTTGCCTGCGGCAG aCAGCACACCCTGGTCTATGTCCCCTCCTTGGACAAAGTCTATTCATTTGGTTCTGACGAAGAAGGACAGCTGGGAGACGAGAGAAAGCCTAATCAGTTGATACCACTTCCTATCAATTCACCAGTGAATACTGGAAAATCCTGTCAGG aaaacaacatGTCACAAGAGGTGATTGAAATTATTGCAGGAGGAAACCGAAGTATTGTCCTTTGCAAGAAGAACAAG AATTCCTATTTGAATGGAATTGCCACTCTGAAGGATGAAGATGTGGACACATGGATTTCTAATTCTAGTTCACAACGCTGGGAGAGTATACAAAA GAATATCAGACTGATCTTTTCATCTGAGGCTTGCATCAACGGAAGCTTCCTGGAGAAAAG agacaaacatttcaaaacttcCAAAGAAGTCTCGGGTGTAGACATGTCAGAAGTGCAACGTTTTTATGAGAAGGTCAGCAAGAAGCCAAAGGTCTTCCAGGAG gtGCAAAAGGAGATTGAGAAGTTACTGCCATCATTGTCTTCCTCTCCCGTCTCACCTGAAAATTTCAGAGTCTACTTGATCttgcctttccttctgcaggGAGAGGATGACAGCTCTTACCGTTGTCTCAGGCTTCTAGCACAAGCCATCACAAAGCTCCAGCCAAAGGCCCTGCAAGCTCTTG aacGCCTGTGGTCAAATCTAGAAACATCCTTTTTCAAGGAGCTGGTCATTCTATATCAGAGGGTGTCCCAGAAAAATCTGTCTCAATTTATCATGGAAGTCAGCAGCCACCGAAGAAACCCCTTGAACCTGCACCCACATGAAACACTGACACTGCAAATACTGCAGATTCTTTACCAG GTGAACTCCAGAACTGGTTTCAGAGTACAAGAAAACAACTTCTATGTGCCTCAAGTGAAAACAATTATCAGATGGTGTTGGGGCTTTAATGTAGAA ACGGCCCTATGGAAGCTGACCAAATATCCATGCATCTTTGACATACAAGACAAGATTGTTGTTCATTATAAAGAATGTGACGCTCTGTACAGCCCCTTTTATAATGTAAGT ATATACTTAATACTGATGGGCCAGGAACTATGGCTTTTTCCGGTCAGAAGACAGTGCCTTCTGCAAGACATATGGACCCATTTAAATAATGCACCAATCCAGCAATTCAGGAAGATCTTAAAG GTGTCGTTCGTGGGCGAGGCAGGGCTGGACGACGGCGGGCTGTCCCAGGAGCTCTTCAGCGTCGCCGCCAGGACCCTCTGCCAGCCCGGCACCGGGGCCTTCCGCCGCGTCGCCTCCGGCCTCGTGTGGTTCCCCAGCCAG GCCTCGGGCTGCGGGGACACCTTCTTCCGAATCGGTACGCTGTGCGGAATGGCCCTGTATAACAAGTGCATGGcgcccttccccttccccagggctctCTACACAAAGCTGCTGGGCCTGGCGCCCACCCTGGAGGACCTGGAGGAGCTGTTGCCAGCCGCAGGCCG GAGTCTTCAGGGAATCTTGGATGAAGAATGTGATCATATCCTTGAGAGCCTGGACATGGACTTCACG ATTATGGAAGAAGGAGGTTCCATGGTTGCTgttgaacttaaaaaaaatggtgcCAACATTCCTGTCACTAAGGATAACAG GAAAGAATTTGTGGACTTGTATGTGAATTATGTGTTCAATGAATCGATACGGAAGCCATTTGAGGACTTTATGCAAGGGTTTTTAAGAGGCTGCCCAGCTAGGAAGTGGAAGATGTTTCTCCCTGTAGAGCTCCAGATTGTTCTCCAGGGACACACAACATTTGACTGGCATCTGCTGGAAAAG AATGTGAAGTACAGACAGTATAAAAAGTTTGATCAAACCATCAGGAATTTTTGGACTGTGTTTCACAAActcccagaagaaaaaaagaaaatgtttcttg cttttttgtCAGGATCTGATCGAATCCCTGGATATGGACTGgaactttttacattttctattgAAGATCCTcaagaagaaaatccagatgAGGTCTATCCTTTTGCCAATACCTGCAGCCGCATTTTGTTCCTCCCCAGatacagcaggaaaagaataCTCAAGAAGAAGTTGCTCTATGCCATAGAGCATAATGAAAAATTTGGCTTGTCCTAA
- the PIGY gene encoding phosphatidylinositol N-acetylglucosaminyltransferase subunit Y, whose translation MARGGMLPSLPTLTVLVPLLSLAGLFYSASVDETFPQGCTSTNSLCFYSLLLPVTIPVYVFFHLWTWMGIKLFRHN comes from the coding sequence ATGGCCAGAGGAGGCatgctcccctccctgcccacacTGACTGTACTTGTTCCCCTCCTGTCCCTAGCAGGCTTGTTTTACTCAGCCAGCGTAGATGAAACCTTCCCACAGGGCTGCACCAGCACAAACAGCTTATGTTTCTACAGTCTCCTCCTTCCTGTTACAATACCAGTTTATGTATTCTTCCACCTGTGGACCTGGATGGGGATTAAGCTTTTTAGGCACAACTAG